One Acidobacteriaceae bacterium genomic region harbors:
- a CDS encoding alginate lyase family protein, translating into MSSLGRRRFCLLSAAALAARRLPAHRLSVIEPPPASAYSLVAAVDRDRILRLANQWLTAKPQTLTDFPAPNSPGTLHDFFSQADYFWPNPANPNGPWKEIDGKSNPANFQLHRQAMIRLSQAVPALTAGFLLTRREDFARAAAAHLVAWFVTPATRMNPSLEYAQGYPGGPTGRSYGIIDTLHLVEPARAAGFLKDALGPANFAAVQQWLRDYLNWMKTSAPGLKERDATNNHAIAWALQAAEFARLAGDNLTRDEVRTRFETLQLPQQEAANGSFPRELARTKPYGYSIFQFDCATTLGWSLGILATSPSTPPPPPPKGGSFLVPSQTPPPNKTSFTPSVNSRSDISESAAKFPFPTNTHAPARAALCRAAAFLYPYLDDKLRWPYAHDIQHWDAWPVRSPGLLFCGLACDRSDYIALWRRLDPDPTDPEIIRNYPIRQPLLWVA; encoded by the coding sequence GTGTCCAGCCTCGGCCGCCGCCGCTTCTGCCTTCTCTCCGCCGCCGCCCTCGCAGCCCGCCGTCTCCCGGCCCACCGCCTCTCGGTGATAGAACCGCCCCCTGCCAGCGCCTACAGCCTCGTCGCCGCCGTCGACCGCGACCGCATCCTTCGCCTTGCAAATCAGTGGCTTACGGCCAAGCCTCAGACCCTCACCGACTTCCCCGCGCCCAACTCCCCCGGCACCCTGCACGACTTCTTCTCCCAGGCGGACTACTTCTGGCCCAACCCGGCGAATCCCAACGGCCCCTGGAAGGAAATTGACGGCAAGTCCAACCCGGCCAATTTCCAACTTCACCGCCAGGCCATGATCCGGCTCTCGCAGGCTGTCCCCGCCCTCACCGCCGGGTTCCTGCTCACCCGCCGGGAAGACTTCGCCCGCGCCGCCGCCGCGCACCTTGTCGCCTGGTTCGTCACCCCGGCCACCCGCATGAATCCGAGCCTCGAGTATGCGCAGGGCTACCCGGGCGGCCCCACCGGCCGCTCCTACGGCATCATCGACACCCTCCACCTCGTCGAGCCCGCGCGCGCCGCCGGGTTCCTGAAAGACGCGCTCGGTCCGGCGAACTTCGCCGCCGTCCAGCAGTGGTTACGCGACTACCTCAACTGGATGAAGACCTCCGCCCCCGGCCTCAAAGAGCGCGACGCCACCAACAACCACGCCATCGCCTGGGCGCTCCAGGCCGCCGAGTTCGCGCGCCTCGCCGGCGACAACCTCACTCGCGACGAGGTCCGCACCCGCTTCGAGACCCTCCAGCTCCCCCAGCAGGAGGCCGCCAACGGCAGCTTCCCCCGCGAGCTCGCCCGCACCAAGCCCTACGGCTACTCCATCTTCCAGTTCGACTGCGCCACCACCCTCGGCTGGTCGCTCGGCATCCTCGCGACCTCACCATCAACGCCGCCGCCCCCACCCCCAAAGGGAGGCTCGTTCTTAGTACCCTCGCAAACGCCGCCGCCGAACAAGACGAGCTTCACACCCTCCGTCAACAGCCGGTCAGACATCTCGGAATCAGCCGCTAAGTTCCCGTTCCCGACAAACACACACGCCCCCGCCCGCGCCGCTCTCTGCCGCGCCGCGGCTTTTCTCTATCCCTATCTCGACGACAAATTGCGCTGGCCCTACGCGCACGACATCCAGCACTGGGACGCATGGCCGGTGCGCTCGCCCGGCCTGCTCTTCTGCGGCCTCGCCTGCGATCGCTCCGACTACATCGCGCTCTGGCGCCGCCTCGACCCCGATCCCACCGACCCCGAGATCATTCGCAACTACCCCATCCGCCAGCCGCTGCTCTGGGTCGCATAG
- a CDS encoding nuclear transport factor 2 family protein translates to MKTLLRAVVWICMVFLMLGAAWGQRDSGASADATAVDVSGRWLGSFDIMRQDGTVEPDNAVFELKQSGRTLAGSAGQSESKMTPLKEGEVTNETVRFTVVVHQNMPVHFALKVEGDRLRGEATGLPGLEPGSTVTVNVARWPEGTPAPEIVHAQDVLFRTVAGLDTKLFDAYNHCDLETMGAMVEDGLEFYHDKTGLMVGKQPFLEAIKNNICGKVERTLVPGSLEVYPLKDYGAVEIGVHRFSHPGHPDDGMGEAKFVTLWENKNGTWKMSRAISFDHEPVKQ, encoded by the coding sequence ATGAAGACGCTGTTACGTGCAGTGGTGTGGATCTGCATGGTGTTCCTGATGCTGGGCGCGGCCTGGGGACAGAGGGATTCGGGCGCGAGCGCAGATGCGACTGCGGTCGACGTTTCGGGGCGCTGGCTGGGCTCGTTCGACATTATGCGGCAGGACGGCACCGTAGAGCCGGACAACGCGGTGTTCGAGCTGAAGCAGAGCGGACGAACGCTGGCGGGCAGCGCAGGTCAGAGTGAGAGCAAGATGACCCCGCTGAAGGAAGGCGAGGTCACGAATGAGACCGTGCGCTTCACGGTGGTGGTTCATCAGAATATGCCGGTGCATTTCGCGCTGAAAGTGGAAGGTGACCGCCTGCGCGGAGAAGCTACAGGCCTGCCGGGCCTGGAGCCAGGTTCGACCGTGACGGTGAATGTGGCGCGGTGGCCGGAGGGCACGCCTGCGCCGGAGATTGTGCACGCGCAGGACGTGCTGTTTAGGACGGTCGCAGGGCTGGATACGAAGCTGTTCGACGCGTATAACCACTGCGACCTGGAGACGATGGGCGCGATGGTCGAGGACGGGCTCGAGTTCTACCACGACAAGACGGGGCTGATGGTGGGCAAGCAGCCGTTTCTTGAGGCGATCAAGAACAACATCTGCGGAAAGGTGGAGCGCACGCTGGTTCCGGGATCGCTGGAGGTGTATCCGCTGAAGGATTATGGAGCGGTGGAGATTGGCGTGCACCGGTTCTCGCATCCCGGACACCCGGACGACGGAATGGGTGAGGCGAAGTTTGTGACATTGTGGGAGAACAAGAACGGGACGTGGAAGATGTCGCGCGCGATCAGCTTCGATCATGAGCCCGTGAAGCAGTAG
- the ggt gene encoding gamma-glutamyltransferase, producing the protein MKTTLRRRLLSIATLSLFTASALAQTALTEPAPGSPIPPTPPVRTQHAMVVSIQHDATDAGVEILHAGGNAVDAAVAVGFALAVTFPAAGNIGGGGFMLIRPGGHGLGSAHPAKTSKPHFLDFREKAPAAASANMYLDAQGNVIPRMSIDGPKASGVPGTVAGLVYAEQHYGRLGLSRVMAPAIRLASAGFVLTDEEARIFHSRNLTPYPTSRRIFQRDGNFYKGGDRLIQPELAATLRQIARNPSSFYRGAIAQQIAAYEKANGGLITAKDLASYQVKERTPLIGHYRGLEVLTSPPPSSGGIVLIETLNILSGYDLTHLNGQATPDRSPAQVHYITEAFRRAYMDRADFLGDPDFNPHMPLKQMANPAYAAAWRKTIDPVEPSPSATLTRPPGFMPEPPKLSPIAPESNQTTHFSVVDAQGNAVAMTYTLNFGFGNGMTVDKLGFLLNDEMDDFASKMGVPNGFGLIQGPANAIAPGKRPLSCMTPTIVSGPPVCRTLSSRPRAAAGNGKTAEFQAVRGAVACTPGKLRLVLGSPGGSTIITTVANDLISVVDNGLDIQADADAPRFHHQWMPDTLQFEKAFPQNVVDAMTADGYSTERAGAKDFNSPGIWGDSELIAVDPETGELTGGQDHRHHFGKAAGY; encoded by the coding sequence ATGAAAACGACTCTTCGCCGCAGGCTTCTCTCCATCGCTACACTCTCGCTCTTCACAGCGAGCGCCCTCGCCCAGACTGCACTGACTGAACCTGCTCCCGGCTCGCCCATCCCGCCGACGCCGCCCGTGCGCACGCAGCACGCGATGGTCGTGAGCATTCAGCACGACGCCACCGACGCCGGCGTCGAAATCCTCCACGCGGGCGGCAATGCCGTCGACGCCGCGGTTGCGGTCGGCTTCGCGCTCGCCGTCACCTTTCCGGCCGCAGGCAACATCGGCGGAGGCGGTTTCATGCTCATTCGCCCCGGCGGCCACGGCCTCGGAAGCGCTCACCCAGCAAAAACCTCGAAGCCTCACTTCCTCGACTTCCGCGAGAAAGCTCCCGCCGCCGCCAGTGCCAACATGTATCTCGACGCGCAGGGCAACGTCATCCCGCGCATGTCGATCGATGGCCCGAAGGCGTCCGGCGTTCCCGGCACTGTCGCCGGTCTCGTCTACGCCGAGCAGCACTACGGCCGCCTGGGCCTAAGCCGCGTCATGGCGCCCGCGATCCGTCTCGCTTCCGCAGGCTTCGTCCTCACCGATGAAGAAGCGCGCATCTTTCACTCGCGCAACCTCACCCCGTACCCAACCTCGCGCCGCATCTTCCAGCGCGACGGCAACTTCTACAAGGGCGGCGACCGCCTCATCCAGCCCGAGCTGGCCGCAACCCTTCGCCAGATTGCGCGCAATCCATCCAGCTTCTACCGCGGGGCTATAGCTCAGCAAATTGCTGCGTACGAAAAAGCCAACGGCGGCCTCATCACGGCGAAGGATCTCGCCAGCTATCAAGTCAAAGAGCGCACGCCGCTCATCGGCCATTATCGCGGGCTCGAGGTGCTCACCTCGCCGCCGCCCAGCTCCGGCGGCATCGTCCTGATTGAAACTCTGAACATCCTCTCCGGCTACGACCTCACACACCTGAACGGCCAAGCCACACCTGACCGCTCGCCGGCTCAGGTCCACTACATCACCGAAGCCTTCCGGCGCGCCTACATGGACCGCGCCGACTTCCTCGGCGACCCCGACTTCAACCCGCACATGCCGCTGAAGCAGATGGCCAACCCTGCCTACGCGGCCGCGTGGCGCAAGACCATCGACCCTGTGGAGCCCTCGCCCTCCGCCACACTCACGCGCCCGCCCGGCTTCATGCCGGAGCCGCCGAAGCTCTCGCCGATCGCGCCTGAATCCAATCAGACGACGCACTTCTCCGTCGTCGACGCGCAGGGCAACGCCGTCGCCATGACCTACACGCTCAACTTCGGTTTCGGCAACGGCATGACCGTCGACAAGCTCGGCTTCCTGCTCAACGACGAGATGGACGACTTCGCCTCCAAGATGGGCGTGCCCAACGGCTTCGGCCTCATTCAAGGACCGGCGAACGCCATCGCGCCTGGCAAACGCCCGCTCTCCTGCATGACGCCTACGATCGTGAGCGGGCCGCCCGTGTGCAGGACACTGTCCTCGCGGCCGCGCGCCGCAGCTGGTAATGGAAAGACTGCGGAATTTCAGGCCGTTCGCGGCGCCGTCGCCTGCACACCCGGCAAACTCCGGCTCGTGCTCGGCAGCCCGGGTGGTTCCACCATCATCACCACCGTCGCCAACGACCTCATCAGCGTCGTCGACAACGGTCTCGACATCCAGGCCGACGCCGACGCTCCGCGCTTCCACCACCAGTGGATGCCTGACACGCTGCAGTTCGAAAAGGCCTTCCCGCAGAACGTCGTGGACGCGATGACTGCAGACGGTTACAGCACCGAGCGCGCCGGCGCGAAGGACTTCAACAGCCCCGGCATCTGGGGCGACAGCGAGCTCATTGCCGTCGACCCCGAAACCGGCGAACTCACGGGCGGCCAGGATCACCGCCACCACTTCGGCAAAGCCGCCGGCTACTAG
- a CDS encoding YidB family protein, translating into MGLLDNLESMAAGSMAQSGNPTAKVAGGLMEALDQHPGGLGAIMQNFRNNGLGGHVDAMQNGQTPTVTPDQVQTGLQGTDIIDTVAQKVGVSPEVAKVAMATVLPMVMAHFAQNGSAPSGSVLGGMLSKFA; encoded by the coding sequence ATGGGACTTCTCGACAATCTGGAATCGATGGCTGCCGGATCAATGGCGCAGAGCGGAAATCCCACGGCGAAGGTTGCAGGCGGCTTGATGGAGGCGCTCGACCAGCATCCCGGTGGCCTTGGCGCCATTATGCAGAACTTCCGCAACAATGGGCTGGGCGGCCACGTCGACGCGATGCAGAACGGCCAGACGCCGACAGTTACGCCTGACCAGGTGCAGACCGGACTGCAGGGCACGGACATCATCGACACGGTGGCGCAGAAAGTCGGTGTATCGCCGGAGGTTGCAAAGGTGGCGATGGCGACCGTGCTGCCGATGGTGATGGCACACTTTGCGCAGAACGGCAGCGCACCGAGCGGGAGTGTGCTGGGCGGGATGCTGTCGAAGTTCGCCTAG
- a CDS encoding VOC family protein: MRIQGSTIIPSLRYHDAHAAIDWLVRVFGFEKQAVFEGPNNTVAHAQLTRGKGMLMLGSVTDADHVYARRWIDVKETGGRETVGLCIIADSNDDCVAIYERVKAAGVEIVQELNAPEYGGKSFSCCDPEGHIWWVGSYNPWAGQSAPAAEGTA, encoded by the coding sequence ATGAGGATCCAAGGCTCCACTATTATCCCCAGCCTCCGCTACCACGACGCGCATGCTGCTATCGACTGGCTCGTCCGCGTCTTCGGCTTCGAAAAGCAAGCGGTATTCGAAGGGCCGAACAATACCGTCGCGCACGCGCAGCTTACGCGCGGCAAGGGGATGCTCATGCTCGGCTCAGTGACAGACGCCGATCACGTCTACGCGCGCCGCTGGATCGACGTGAAAGAGACCGGCGGCCGCGAGACCGTCGGCCTGTGTATCATCGCCGACAGCAACGACGACTGCGTGGCCATCTACGAGCGCGTGAAAGCGGCTGGGGTCGAGATCGTGCAGGAGCTCAACGCGCCCGAGTACGGCGGCAAGAGCTTTTCCTGCTGCGACCCCGAAGGCCACATCTGGTGGGTCGGCAGCTACAACCCGTGGGCCGGCCAGTCAGCTCCCGCGGCGGAGGGAACCGCATGA
- a CDS encoding DinB family protein, with amino-acid sequence MSLNPYAPELGQRDPVEVMEATPARLEALLGKLSSEQIEKRPAPDKWSIREIIAHLADCELAFGFRLRQGAAGVDIQPFDQDDWARNYSAYSAAAAMATYRALRAWNVAFVRSLTQQQKTFEINHPERGTMPVWTIVETMAGHDLHHLERLEKQVSESAG; translated from the coding sequence ATGAGTCTGAACCCCTATGCCCCAGAGCTTGGCCAGCGTGACCCGGTCGAAGTGATGGAAGCCACGCCGGCGAGGCTCGAGGCGCTGCTCGGAAAATTGAGCAGTGAGCAGATTGAGAAGCGGCCTGCTCCGGACAAATGGAGCATTCGCGAAATCATCGCGCATCTCGCCGATTGCGAACTTGCGTTCGGATTCCGGCTGCGCCAGGGAGCGGCCGGTGTCGACATACAGCCCTTTGACCAGGACGACTGGGCGCGCAACTACAGCGCGTATAGCGCCGCGGCAGCCATGGCTACCTATCGCGCATTACGTGCGTGGAATGTGGCGTTCGTGCGGTCGTTGACGCAACAGCAGAAAACGTTCGAGATCAATCATCCTGAGCGCGGAACGATGCCCGTCTGGACGATCGTGGAGACGATGGCCGGCCACGATCTCCATCATCTCGAGCGCTTGGAGAAGCAAGTCAGCGAGTCAGCGGGTTAG
- the bla gene encoding subclass B3 metallo-beta-lactamase, with the protein MRRLILILLFPLLLATATRADEHPDWTTQITPFRIADNLYYVGSRDLASYLITTPQGDILINSNLETSPPQIRHSVEQLGFHWSDIRILLISHAHSDHAAGSAQILRETHAKYMVMDGDVPVVESGGATDFAYGPKPQYPRAHVDRILHDGSTVTLGNVTLTAHKTAGHTRGCTTWTTRVHLPGEPADKLRNVLIVGSWNVNPGYRLVAAHGKPASYPGIAQDYEHAFAVFRSLPCDIFLGAHGQYFDMLAKLARMPQQGDSVWIDPNGYKAAIAERQQAFETELHKQQTTVHTH; encoded by the coding sequence ATGCGCCGCCTCATCCTCATCCTGCTCTTCCCCTTGCTCCTCGCGACCGCCACCCGCGCCGACGAGCACCCGGACTGGACCACCCAGATCACGCCGTTCCGCATCGCCGACAATCTCTACTACGTCGGCAGCCGCGATCTCGCGTCTTACCTTATCACCACGCCGCAGGGCGACATCCTGATCAACTCCAACCTCGAAACCTCGCCTCCGCAGATCCGCCACAGCGTGGAGCAGCTCGGCTTTCACTGGAGCGACATCAGGATCCTGCTGATCAGCCACGCGCATTCTGATCACGCAGCCGGGAGCGCGCAAATCCTGCGCGAAACGCATGCGAAATACATGGTGATGGACGGCGACGTTCCCGTTGTCGAAAGCGGCGGCGCAACCGACTTCGCCTACGGTCCCAAGCCGCAATATCCTCGCGCGCACGTTGATCGCATCCTGCACGATGGCAGCACCGTTACGCTCGGCAACGTCACACTCACGGCTCACAAAACCGCCGGCCACACGCGCGGCTGCACCACCTGGACGACGCGCGTACACCTTCCCGGCGAGCCCGCCGACAAGCTTCGCAACGTCCTCATCGTTGGAAGCTGGAATGTGAATCCGGGCTATCGGCTCGTCGCCGCGCACGGCAAACCCGCATCGTATCCCGGCATCGCGCAGGATTACGAGCACGCCTTCGCTGTCTTTCGCTCGCTGCCCTGCGATATCTTCCTCGGCGCGCACGGCCAATACTTCGACATGCTGGCCAAGCTGGCGCGAATGCCGCAGCAGGGCGACTCAGTCTGGATCGATCCCAACGGCTACAAGGCTGCCATTGCCGAGCGACAGCAGGCGTTCGAAACAGAGCTGCACAAGCAACAAACCACCGTGCACACCCACTGA
- the hscB gene encoding Fe-S protein assembly co-chaperone HscB — MSHDDQKNGQPNYFTQFDLPRHLNIDTAALEKSFYAHSRKLHPDRFASRPAAEQEAALAASSRLNDAYRTLRDPIARTEYLLQLEGIQLEEQSRAATDAARAAGTEKKQVAPPDLLEEAFELNMQLEEMRMAKQMGDDDPQTRADLEAARTKFTAMLNDAQQQLEALWSKWDAAEDTNDPAARDRAKQSMIALLNRRSYIRNLVRDVNATLE, encoded by the coding sequence ATGAGTCACGACGACCAGAAGAACGGCCAGCCCAATTACTTCACGCAGTTCGACCTTCCCCGCCACCTCAACATCGATACGGCGGCACTCGAAAAGTCCTTCTACGCGCATTCACGAAAGCTGCACCCGGACCGCTTCGCCTCTCGGCCCGCCGCCGAGCAGGAGGCAGCGCTTGCGGCCAGTTCGCGACTGAACGACGCCTATCGTACCCTGCGGGACCCCATCGCGAGAACCGAATATCTGCTCCAGCTCGAGGGAATCCAACTCGAAGAGCAGTCTCGTGCCGCGACCGACGCCGCTCGCGCTGCCGGCACGGAGAAGAAGCAGGTCGCGCCCCCCGATCTTCTCGAAGAAGCCTTTGAGCTCAACATGCAGCTCGAAGAGATGCGCATGGCAAAGCAGATGGGCGATGACGATCCGCAAACTCGCGCCGACCTCGAAGCCGCACGCACGAAGTTCACCGCCATGCTCAACGACGCGCAGCAGCAGCTCGAAGCGCTCTGGTCCAAGTGGGACGCCGCCGAAGACACCAACGACCCCGCCGCCCGCGACCGCGCCAAACAATCCATGATCGCGCTGCTTAACCGGCGCAGCTACATCCGCAATCTCGTCCGCGATGTAAACGCCACCCTGGAGTAA
- a CDS encoding DUF4242 domain-containing protein: MPKFVIEREIPGLGGWTPEQLKAASQTSCGVLNKLGPQIQWLQSYATKDKLYCIYIAPNAEMVREHAKLGGFPANSVEEVTTVIDPTTAE; encoded by the coding sequence ATGCCAAAGTTTGTTATCGAGCGCGAGATTCCCGGCCTGGGAGGTTGGACTCCGGAGCAGTTGAAGGCTGCTTCGCAAACGTCTTGTGGAGTGCTGAACAAGCTGGGGCCACAGATTCAGTGGCTGCAGTCCTATGCGACTAAAGACAAGCTGTACTGCATCTACATCGCGCCCAATGCCGAGATGGTTCGCGAGCATGCGAAGCTGGGTGGGTTTCCGGCGAATTCAGTGGAGGAAGTGACGACGGTGATTGATCCGACGACGGCGGAATGA
- a CDS encoding iron-sulfur cluster assembly accessory protein: MTLLTAEGQEPRAKAAVEITKNALKRIRIAMAKEGISPDAGGLRLGIQGGGCSGLSYNIRFDTQPRERDRVFVFGAGVETPNDPSGAKPIRVFVDPKSFLYLAGMVLDFEETLMRQGFNFINPNSTKSCGCGSSFSA; the protein is encoded by the coding sequence ATGACGCTCCTCACCGCCGAAGGCCAGGAGCCTCGCGCGAAAGCTGCCGTCGAGATCACGAAGAACGCCCTCAAGCGCATCCGCATCGCCATGGCCAAAGAGGGCATCTCGCCCGACGCCGGCGGCCTGCGCCTCGGCATTCAGGGCGGCGGCTGCTCCGGCCTCAGCTACAACATCCGCTTCGACACGCAGCCTCGCGAGCGCGATCGCGTCTTCGTCTTCGGCGCCGGCGTCGAAACCCCCAACGACCCGAGCGGCGCCAAGCCCATCCGCGTCTTCGTCGACCCCAAGTCCTTCCTCTACCTCGCGGGCATGGTGCTGGACTTCGAAGAGACCCTCATGCGCCAGGGCTTCAACTTCATCAATCCAAACTCGACGAAATCCTGCGGCTGCGGCAGCAGCTTCTCCGCGTAG
- the iscU gene encoding Fe-S cluster assembly scaffold IscU has product MAYSDKVVDHYEHPRNVGTLDKNSAEVGTGLVGAPECGDVMRLQIKVNPETQVIEDAKFKTFGCGSAIASSSLATEWVKGKTVEDALKISNTDIVKELSLPPVKIHCSVLAEDAIRAAIGDWKKKNQVAEATPAAAVAAN; this is encoded by the coding sequence ATGGCATATAGCGACAAGGTTGTTGACCACTACGAGCACCCCCGAAATGTGGGCACCCTCGATAAGAACTCCGCCGAGGTCGGCACCGGCCTGGTCGGCGCCCCCGAGTGCGGCGACGTCATGCGCCTCCAGATCAAGGTGAACCCCGAGACCCAGGTCATCGAGGACGCGAAGTTCAAGACCTTCGGCTGCGGCTCGGCCATCGCCTCCAGCTCGCTCGCCACCGAGTGGGTCAAGGGCAAGACCGTGGAAGACGCGCTCAAGATCTCGAACACCGACATCGTCAAGGAGCTCTCGCTTCCGCCGGTGAAGATTCATTGCTCGGTGCTGGCCGAAGACGCCATCCGCGCCGCGATCGGCGACTGGAAGAAGAAGAACCAGGTCGCCGAAGCTACCCCGGCTGCTGCGGTCGCCGCGAACTAA
- a CDS encoding zinc dependent phospholipase C family protein, translating into MRLRLQVAVTLLLCFLSISSRAFGYSVLTHEQLIDLTWNTSIVPLLLSRYPTLTPDELEHARAYAYGGCVIQDIGYYPFGDKNFSNLTHYVRSGDFIVNLFRNAGNADELAFAVGALSHYIGDSVGHSQATNLAVPVEFPKLRRRYGNVVNYAEGEHQHVQTEFAFDIDEIANHRFAPVTYLRHVGLEVPTRQLALAFYQTYGLREDFTQTRHHRVNVSAYRWAVHRFIPRVAYATTLLHRHHEPAEVDSDPDVQRLMAEVKAVEQQNHWDEYRKHAGPLTYTLAGLIFIVPKFGPLKLTAVKGPTSQTELDYVHSVIRSTDALNHALRRFTPPPSTKPSAQEAASADTHALPPPTDPLPAKPGSSQAVPRGSIDPHHPLLNRDLDTGNPVKPAGYPLTDQTYAYLLHGLTQTPTDPVPPGIKEDILAYYADLSLPFATKKDPAAWAAVQRDLATLQTMPTSPWAVPYATYGDGSSDDVPPPAAANSDTK; encoded by the coding sequence ATGCGTCTTCGCCTGCAAGTTGCGGTCACGCTGCTGCTTTGTTTTCTTAGCATCAGTTCCCGGGCCTTCGGCTATTCGGTGCTCACACACGAGCAGCTCATCGATCTCACCTGGAACACATCCATCGTTCCGCTCCTGCTCAGCCGGTATCCCACTCTCACCCCCGACGAGCTCGAGCACGCCCGCGCCTATGCCTATGGCGGATGCGTCATCCAGGACATCGGCTACTACCCGTTCGGCGACAAGAATTTTTCGAACCTGACGCACTACGTCCGCTCCGGCGACTTCATCGTGAATTTGTTCCGGAACGCCGGCAATGCTGACGAGCTGGCGTTCGCAGTCGGCGCACTCTCGCATTACATCGGCGACAGCGTCGGCCACTCACAGGCTACGAATCTGGCTGTTCCCGTAGAGTTTCCCAAACTCCGCAGACGCTATGGCAATGTCGTGAACTATGCCGAAGGCGAGCATCAGCACGTCCAGACCGAGTTTGCCTTTGACATCGACGAGATCGCAAATCACCGCTTTGCTCCGGTGACTTACCTGCGTCACGTCGGTCTCGAGGTCCCGACACGACAGCTCGCGCTGGCCTTCTACCAGACCTATGGTCTTCGCGAAGACTTCACGCAGACGCGCCACCATCGCGTGAACGTGAGCGCCTATCGCTGGGCTGTGCACCGCTTCATTCCTCGAGTCGCTTACGCAACAACACTGCTGCATCGCCATCATGAGCCAGCCGAGGTGGATTCTGATCCCGACGTCCAGCGGCTCATGGCCGAAGTGAAGGCAGTCGAGCAACAGAACCATTGGGACGAGTACCGCAAGCATGCCGGCCCCCTCACGTACACGCTCGCCGGCCTCATCTTCATCGTGCCGAAGTTTGGGCCTCTGAAGCTCACCGCCGTCAAAGGGCCGACATCACAAACGGAGCTGGATTACGTGCACTCAGTGATCCGGTCGACAGATGCGCTCAACCACGCTCTTCGGCGGTTCACTCCTCCACCGTCCACCAAGCCGTCAGCACAAGAGGCCGCATCCGCAGACACGCACGCGCTTCCGCCGCCAACCGATCCGCTGCCGGCGAAGCCCGGTTCGTCGCAAGCTGTGCCGCGTGGTTCAATCGACCCGCACCATCCGCTGCTCAACCGCGATCTCGATACCGGCAATCCCGTGAAGCCGGCTGGATATCCGCTCACCGACCAGACCTACGCCTATCTTCTCCACGGTCTGACGCAAACACCGACGGACCCTGTTCCCCCCGGTATTAAGGAAGACATCCTGGCCTACTACGCGGACCTCTCACTTCCCTTCGCCACGAAGAAGGATCCCGCCGCCTGGGCTGCCGTACAGCGCGACCTTGCCACATTGCAGACCATGCCGACAAGCCCGTGGGCGGTTCCGTATGCGACATACGGCGACGGTTCCAGCGATGATGTCCCACCGCCGGCCGCCGCAAATAGCGACACAAAGTAG
- a CDS encoding YceH family protein: MLTLTAAEVRVLGALIEKGITTPEYYPLSLNALVNACNQKSSRDPVMELSEADARTALFELEQLGLVRVQADSRVSKFEHLAYGKLGLGRPETAVLGLLLLRGPQTAAELRARAERMYTFDDVAAVTAVLDRLAAREEPLVVQLARQPGARESRWIHRLSGEVEAHSAAGVGAVPMAAPASDLQRRIGELEQLVQALEERVRALEGTSQASPG, translated from the coding sequence ATGTTGACGCTGACTGCTGCCGAGGTGCGCGTTCTGGGCGCGCTGATTGAAAAGGGAATCACGACGCCGGAGTACTACCCGCTGAGCCTGAATGCGCTGGTGAACGCGTGCAACCAGAAGTCCAGTCGTGACCCGGTCATGGAGCTGAGCGAAGCGGATGCCCGTACGGCGCTGTTTGAGTTGGAGCAGCTCGGGTTGGTGCGGGTTCAGGCCGATTCCAGGGTCTCCAAGTTCGAACACCTGGCGTACGGGAAGCTCGGGCTCGGCCGGCCGGAGACTGCTGTCCTCGGACTGCTTTTGCTGCGCGGCCCGCAGACGGCTGCCGAGCTGCGCGCCCGCGCCGAACGCATGTACACGTTTGATGACGTGGCTGCGGTTACTGCAGTGCTCGATCGCCTTGCCGCGCGCGAGGAGCCACTGGTTGTGCAGCTCGCACGCCAGCCGGGCGCACGCGAGAGCCGCTGGATTCACCGGCTGAGCGGCGAGGTGGAAGCTCACAGCGCTGCTGGTGTAGGTGCTGTCCCAATGGCCGCCCCGGCGAGCGATTTACAACGCCGAATCGGTGAGCTGGAGCAGTTGGTGCAAGCGCTTGAAGAGCGCGTGCGTGCGCTCGAAGGCACGAGCCAGGCGTCGCCCGGGTAA